One segment of Terriglobales bacterium DNA contains the following:
- a CDS encoding ATPase, T2SS/T4P/T4SS family has translation MPTPLTPKRQFPDLTSPSSAASGQGNNKPAAPAEPDTTLPPVPTVTGFFRAPLGPGSGSTDVPTSPPISKPPLGPLGAVRPVESGHFLQRVKLFSGLSFADCQHVVKRMRRRDFPPNTTIVREGAPGSSMFFIISGHVEIRKKDPNTNIDFLLSEMGPGQNFGEMSLLTGKPRTATVTCTEPTTCAVLEQKDFQELLLQYPKIGLALTTILAERVESASQQVGIEYINLSKMNFDVRVLGLIPQSMIQQHKMIPVAFANNRLTLAMVNPNNILALDDVRRIIKGVMIEPVVTTEEDYRKFMNTTYAELMQKEKPASAGDKTQTVIKSSAEMVDLLQSDLIRDLQLTDDAGPTMGDSKQELMNASEDAPIIRLGNSILGLAIKKGASDIHIEPMEANVIIRYRIDGVLQTVQNLPKKVQLGLISRLKILSKLDISEKRLPQDGRISVNMEGKPIDFRVSTVPGKWGEKVCMRILDKSNTALGLDKVISHEPTLKLVRELINQPYGIMYVTGPTGSGKTTTLYSALAEINDPGINISTAEDPIEYDLAGVNQIQVHKDIGLDFARVLRSFLRQDPDVILVGETRDKETAHIAVEAALTGHLVFTTLHTNSAAGAFTRLGEMDVEPFLISSSTIGVMAQRLARRLCKTCREQYEADDQTCEYMGLRPKSVLWKGRGCGECNGKGVKGRIGIYEVMKMNAELRQLVARNALTEDVHKIALAQGMLDLKKYSAILLLNGDTSVEEVLQVVSVQE, from the coding sequence ATGCCAACCCCTTTAACACCCAAGCGGCAATTTCCAGACCTGACCAGCCCTTCCTCTGCTGCTTCGGGTCAAGGCAACAACAAGCCTGCCGCTCCTGCAGAGCCAGATACAACTCTTCCCCCAGTCCCGACTGTGACCGGTTTCTTTAGAGCTCCGCTTGGCCCTGGTTCTGGATCAACTGACGTGCCCACTTCACCGCCCATCTCCAAGCCTCCGCTCGGACCTCTCGGTGCCGTTAGGCCTGTCGAGAGCGGCCATTTTTTGCAGCGCGTCAAGCTCTTCAGCGGACTCTCTTTTGCTGACTGCCAGCACGTGGTGAAGCGCATGCGCCGCCGCGACTTCCCGCCCAACACCACCATCGTTCGCGAAGGAGCGCCCGGCAGCTCTATGTTTTTCATTATCTCGGGCCATGTTGAAATCCGTAAGAAAGACCCGAACACCAATATTGATTTCCTGCTCTCGGAGATGGGTCCGGGCCAGAACTTTGGAGAAATGTCGTTGCTGACCGGCAAACCGCGCACGGCCACGGTGACCTGCACTGAACCCACCACCTGCGCCGTGCTCGAGCAGAAAGATTTTCAGGAGCTGCTGTTGCAGTATCCCAAGATCGGTCTGGCGCTGACCACCATTCTGGCCGAGCGCGTCGAGAGCGCCAGCCAGCAGGTAGGCATCGAGTACATCAACCTGAGCAAGATGAACTTTGATGTGCGCGTGCTCGGGCTGATTCCGCAGAGCATGATCCAGCAGCACAAGATGATTCCCGTGGCCTTCGCCAACAACCGCCTTACCCTGGCCATGGTGAACCCCAATAACATTCTTGCTCTTGACGACGTGCGCCGCATCATCAAAGGAGTCATGATCGAGCCGGTGGTGACCACCGAAGAGGACTACCGCAAGTTCATGAACACCACCTACGCCGAGCTGATGCAGAAAGAAAAGCCGGCGTCCGCAGGCGATAAGACGCAAACCGTCATCAAGTCTTCCGCCGAGATGGTGGACCTGTTGCAGTCAGATCTGATTCGCGACCTGCAGTTGACCGATGACGCCGGCCCGACCATGGGCGACAGCAAGCAGGAGCTCATGAACGCTTCCGAAGATGCGCCCATCATCCGCCTGGGAAACTCGATTCTCGGGCTGGCCATCAAGAAGGGCGCAAGCGATATTCACATTGAGCCCATGGAAGCCAACGTGATCATCCGCTACCGCATTGACGGTGTGCTGCAGACGGTGCAGAACCTGCCCAAGAAAGTGCAGCTCGGCCTGATCTCGCGCCTGAAGATTTTGAGCAAGCTCGATATCTCGGAAAAGCGCCTGCCCCAGGATGGCCGCATCAGCGTCAACATGGAAGGCAAGCCCATAGATTTTCGCGTCTCCACCGTGCCCGGCAAGTGGGGCGAGAAGGTCTGCATGCGCATCCTCGATAAGTCCAACACCGCGCTGGGGCTCGATAAAGTCATCAGTCACGAGCCCACGCTCAAGCTGGTGCGCGAGCTCATCAACCAGCCCTACGGCATCATGTATGTAACCGGGCCGACCGGCTCGGGCAAGACGACCACGCTCTATTCCGCGCTGGCTGAGATCAACGACCCGGGTATTAACATCTCTACCGCCGAAGATCCCATCGAGTACGACTTGGCCGGCGTCAACCAAATCCAGGTACACAAAGACATCGGCCTCGATTTCGCCCGTGTGCTGCGCTCCTTCCTGCGCCAGGACCCGGATGTGATCCTGGTCGGTGAAACCCGCGACAAAGAGACCGCGCACATTGCCGTCGAAGCCGCCCTCACCGGCCATCTGGTTTTCACCACCCTGCACACCAACAGCGCCGCCGGGGCCTTCACCCGCCTGGGCGAGATGGATGTGGAGCCGTTCCTGATCTCTTCTTCCACCATCGGAGTGATGGCGCAGCGCCTGGCCCGGCGCCTGTGCAAGACCTGCCGTGAGCAATACGAAGCCGACGATCAGACCTGCGAGTATATGGGCCTGCGTCCCAAATCGGTGTTATGGAAGGGACGCGGCTGCGGCGAGTGCAACGGCAAGGGCGTCAAAGGCCGCATTGGCATTTATGAAGTCATGAAGATGAATGCCGAACTGCGCCAACTGGTCGCCAGAAACGCCCTCACCGAGGACGTTCACAAAATCGCCCTGGCCCAGGGCATGCTGGACCTGAAGAAATACTCCGCCATCCTGCTACTGAATGGAGATACGTCGGTCGAGGAAGTGCTGCAGGTTGTCAGCGTGCAAGAATAG